The following proteins are co-located in the Manihot esculenta cultivar AM560-2 chromosome 7, M.esculenta_v8, whole genome shotgun sequence genome:
- the LOC110618832 gene encoding glucuronoxylan 4-O-methyltransferase 1 yields the protein MRPKSQQISNLRLLFFAVFLAFFLLFFLRSNISFPSTQNSSPISKTFQSKTQIHEEANATSCSPTCTKIPHSLAKALIHYTTSTITPQQTLKEISVTEKVLEKKCPCNFLVFGLGYDSLMWSTLNYGGRTIFLEEDEAWISQIRKKFPMLESYHVSYDSKVNQANNLMEVGRGPECRAVNDPKYSMCQLALKGLPSEVYEIKWDLIMVDAPTGYYEEAPGRMNAIYTAGMMARNRAEGETDVFVHDVDREVEDTFSKVFLCEGYMKKQAGRLRHFNIPSYRDALDRPFCPE from the coding sequence ATGAGGCCTAAAAGCCAACAAATCTCCAACCTTAGGCTTCTCTTCTTTGCTGTTTTCCTTGCAttctttcttctatttttcttaaGATCAAACATATCATTTCCTTCCACACAAAACTCATCTCCCATTTCAAAGACCTTTCAATCCAAAACCCAAATCCATGAAGAAGCAAATGCAACAAGCTGCTCTCCAACTTGCACTAAGATCCCACATTCTCTAGCTAAAGCTCTTATCCATTACACAACCTCAACCATTACCCCACAACAAACACTCAAAGAAATCTCAGTAACAGAAAAAGTTTTAGAGAAGAAATGtccatgcaatttcttggtttttggGCTTGGCTATGACAGTCTTATGTGGAGTACACTTAACTATGGAGGAAGAACAATTTTCCTTGAAGAAGATGAGGCTTGGATTTCACAAATAAGAAAGAAGTTTCCAATGTTAGAATCTTATCATGTGAGCTATGATAGTAAGGTGAATCAAGCAAATAATCTCATGGAGGTAGGCAGAGGACCTGAGTGCAGAGCAGTTAATGATCCTAAGTATTCTATGTGTCAACTAGCTTTGAAAGGGTTGCCAAGTGAAGTTTATGAGATAAAGTGGGATCTGATCATGGTTGATGCTCCTACAGGGTACTATGAAGAAGCACCAGGAAGAATGAATGCTATATATACTGCAGGAATGATGGCTAGAAACAGAGCAGAAGGAGAGACTGATGTGTTTGTGCATGATGTTGATAGAGAAGTGGAGGATACATTTTCTAAGGTTTTTCTTTGTGAAGGGTACATGAAAAAACAGGCAGGGAGGTTAAGGCATTTCAATATTCCTAGCTACAGGGATGCCCTTGACAGGCCCTTTTGCCCTGAGTAG
- the LOC110619580 gene encoding probable serine/threonine-protein kinase At1g09600: protein MRIQERWSRITGCICSKGARANENVGKNAASKQATKTSKLSVSSSKRDEAALEVDGATNQHRNNNESSTFVPSNEDNKKSAKTSALKACRILSLTSGQKGAHVIAGWPSWLTAVAGEAINGWVPRRADSFEKLEKVGQGTYSNVYKALDLETNKTVALKKVRFSNRDPKSVRFMAREITILRRLDHPNIMKLEGIITSKMSDSLYLIFEYMEHDLSGLLATPGVQFTETQIKCYMQQLLLGLEHCHSHGVLHRDIKASNLLIDQNGNLKVADFGLATFFCLPQKQPLTSRVVTLWYRAPELLLGATSYGVAVDLWSTGCVLAELFAGKPIMPGRTEVEQLHKIFKLCGSPSDSYWERSKLKHSAISKPQQPYKCCISDTFKDFPSTALALLNVLLAIEPEDRGTASSAIGSEFFTTEPLPCDPSSLPKYPPAKDFDTKVRDNDSRRQRGTGGKRRALEAMKKNFRGARAVPAPDANAELPASTQIRKGQPNTESISKQHNPAGYGGSDLTC from the exons ATGAGAATACAAGAACGGTGGAGTAGAATTACAGGCTGCATTTGTTCGAAAGGTGCTCGAGCAAATGAAAATGTAGGAAAAAATGctgcaagcaaacaagcaactAAAACTAGCAAACTTTCAGTCTCTTCTTCCAAAAGAGATGAGGCTGCATTAGAGGTGGATGGCGCAACAAACCAACATAGAAATAACAATGAGAGCTCTACCTTTGTACCATCTAATGAGGATAACAAAAAATCTGCAAAGACCAGTGCTCTGAAGGCATGTAGGATATTGAGTCTGACCAGCGGGCAAAAAGGGGCACATGTTATTGCTGGTTGGCCTTCTTGGTTAACTGCTGTGGCTGGAGAGGCCATTAATGGATGGGTGCCTCGAAGGGCAGACTCATTTGAGAAGCTGGAAAAG GTTGGACAGGGAACTTACAGCAATGTGTACAAAGCCCTTGATCTTGAAACAAACAAAACTGTTGCATTAAAGAAGGTTCGGTTTTCTAACAGGGATCCGAAAAGTGTACGTTTTATGGCAAGAGAAATCACAATTTTGCGAAGGCTCGATCACCCGAATATCATGAAACTTGAAGGAATAATTACCTCAAAGATGTCTGATAGTTTATACCTTATATTTGAATACATGGAGCATGACCTTTCAGGGCTTTTGGCGACACCAGGAGTTCAGTTCACTGAAACACAG ATTAAATGTTATATGCAACAACTACTTCTTGGACTTGAACACTGCCACAGTCATGGAGTTTTGCACCGTgacatcaaagcatcaaatcTTCTGATTGACCAAAATGGCAATCTCAAGGTTGCTGATTTTGGGCTGGCAACATTTTTCTGTCTCCCACAAAAGCAGCCTCTAACAAGTCGTGTAGTAACATTGTGGTACAGGGCCCCTGAGCTATTGCTTGGTGCCACAAGTTATGGAGTTGCTGTGGATCTCTGGAGTACTGGGTGCGTTCTTGCAGAATTGTTTGCTGGGAAGCCTATTATGCCTGGAAGAACAGAG GTGGAGCAACTGCATAAGATCTTCAAACTCTGTGGCTCCCCATCTGACAGTTATTGGGAGAGATCAAAGCTAAAACATTCAGCCATTTCTAAACCGCAACAGCCTTATAAATGTTGTATTTCTGATACATTCAAGGACTTCCCTTCAACTGCTTTGGCCCTGTTGAATGTCCTCCTTGCAATAGAACCGGAGGACCGTGGAACAGCTTCTTCAGCAATTGGCAGTGAG TTCTTTACAACAGAACCTCTTCCCTGTGATCCTTCAAGTTTGCCAAAGTACCCACCAGCCAAGGATTTTGATACTAAAGTTCGAGATAATGACAGTAGAAG GCAAAGAGGAACCGGAGGTAAACGACGTGCACTTGAAGCAATGAAAAAGAATTTCAGAGGAGCTAGAGCGGTTCCAGCACCAGATGCCAATGCAGAGTTGCCGGCCTCCACACAG ATCCGGAAAGGGCAGCCTAACACAGAAAGCATCAGTAAACAGCACAATCCAGCAGGATATGGTGGTTCTGACTTAACCTGTTGA
- the LOC110619373 gene encoding uncharacterized protein LOC110619373, producing MPLSKSAADAFGLVTICLVALLIFLGFLCIAYSFYFQSRVRDQGFSQLTYFSGPWIVRITFILFVIWWGFGEIVRLSLLRRDGSVLNSLDLKWQETVCKGYIVSNLGFAEPCLFLTLVFLLRAPLQRMETGILSRKWNRKTAGYVLLYCLPIFALQLFIILIGPELRKNKGSLQTLPHYFTSPASLMLENAAAADVIALCTYPLLNTILLGIFATMLTVYLFWLGTQILELVINKGLQKRVYTLIFSVSSFLPLRVLLLGLSVLSKPEDFLFEALAFSAFLALFSCAGVCIFMIVYFPIADSLALGNLRDLEARRRITDEHNDTISLIANQSHLEESGRVSPGRNSDASTKRGSISFRTYERGGTSTAPFVELSLFSPSRDETPAGSPPLLGWPMRPPKQVQGY from the coding sequence ATGCCCCTGTCGAAATCTGCTGCCGATGCATTCGGTTTGGTGACAATTTGCCTAGTTGCTCTCTTGATTTTTCTTGGTTTCCTTTGCATTGCCTACTCATTTTACTTCCAGTCTCGTGTTCGTGATCAAGGCTTTAGTCAACTCACTTATTTTAGTGGTCCTTGGATTGTCCGAATCACATTTATTTTGTTTGTAATCTGGTGGGGTTTTGGTGAGATTGTACGGTTGAGTTTGCTAAGGCGTGACGGAAGTGTGTTGAATTCCCTAGACTTGAAATGGCAGGAAACTGTTTGCAAAGGCTACATTGTTTCAAATCTGGGTTTTGCAGAACCTTGTTTATTCCTCACCCTAGTGTTTCTCCTTCGTGCACCCCTACAGAGGATGGAAACAGGAATTCTAAGTCGAAAATGGAACAGAAAAACTGCAGGATATGTCCTCCTTTATTGCCTTCCCATATTTGCCCTCCAGCTCTTCATTATTCTAATTGGACCAGAATTGCGTAAGAATAAAGGCTCCTTGCAGACATTGCCCCATTATTTTACAAGCCCAGCTAGTCTTATGTTAGAAAATGCTGCTGCTGCTGATGTTATTGCCCTCTGCACTTACCCTTTACTAAATACCATCCTCCTAGGGATTTTTGCCACCATGCTAACTGTCTACCTGTTTTGGCTTGGAACGCAGATTTTGGAATTGGTCATCAACAAGGGTTTGCAGAAGAGAGTCTACACATTAATATTCTCTGTTTCTAGTTTTCTTCCATTGAGGGTTCTTTTACTTGGGCTATCCGTTTTATCTAAACCAGAGGATTTTCTGTTTGAAGCACTTGCTTTCTCAGCTTTTCTTGCCCTTTTTTCTTGTGCTGGGGTTTGTATTTTTATGATTGTGTACTTCCCAATAGCGGATTCTTTGGCCCTGGGGAATCTTCGCGACTTGGAGGCTAGGAGAAGAATCACTGATGAGCACAATGACACCATTTCCCTCATTGCTAACCAAAGCCATCTTGAAGAAAGTGGTCGAGTAAGTCCTGGGAGAAACTCTGATGCCTCGACCAAGCGTGGATCAATTTCTTTTCGAACTTATGAAAGGGGTGGGACATCAACAGCACCATTTGTGGAACTGAGCCTATTCTCTCCTAGTCGAGACGAAACCCCAGCAGGATCACCTCCACTTCTTGGTTGGCCTATGCGTCCGCCAAAGCAAGTTCAAGGATACTAA
- the LOC110618718 gene encoding cytochrome c, translated as MATFEQAPPGDQKAGEKIFKTKCAQCHTVEKGAGHKQGPNLNGLFGRQSGTTAGYSYSAANKNMAVIWEENTLYDYLLNPKKYIPGTKMVFPGLKKPQDRTDLIAYLKEATA; from the exons ATGGCGACATTCGAGCAAGCTCCACCAGGTGATCAAAAGGCTGGAGAGAAGATCTTCAAGACTAAGTGTGCCCAGTGCCACACCGTCGAAAAAGGCGCCGGCCACAAACAAG GGCCCAATTTGAATGGGCTTTTCGGAAGGCAATCTGGGACTACTGCAGGGTACTCCTACTCTGCAGCTAACAAGAACATGGCTGTGATATGGGAAGAAAATACTTTGTATGATTACTTGCTTAATCCTAAGAAG TACATTCCTGGAACTAAGATGGTCTTCCCTGGATTGAAGAAGCCACAGGATCGTACAGATCTCATTGCCTATCTGAAGGAAGCAACTGCTTAA
- the LOC110618760 gene encoding mitogen-activated protein kinase kinase kinase 18, with the protein MARFNHQCSSPQPGKWVKGKVLGSGSQGNVHLAMNKATGELFTVKSATSRIAVQSLDNEANFLSSLDSPYVVKYLGNDETSPSIFLEYMPGGSLSDVAEKFGGALDEEVIRLYTREILCGLKYIHGEGIVHCDLKCKNLLLGSTGNVKLADFGCAKRVKDIGISCQDIGGTPLWMAPEVLRKERLDFSSDIWSLGCTVIEMATGKTPWFNLQVSNPMAAVFKIACSDEKPQFPTHFSKKGLDFLAKCLERNPEMRWNAEELLQHPFISGKSKRIFARSPASVFDIGIFDEVYDSDESESPDEGEFRGRNPFSIRQCEGRNRIERMHEASDDVFGSSEGWITVRSG; encoded by the coding sequence ATGGCTAGATTTAATCACCAGTGCTCATCTCCTCAACCTGGTAAATGGGTGAAAGGCAAAGTTCTTGGATCAGGATCCCAAGGCAATGTTCATCTCGCCATGAATAAAGCCACAGGTGAACTCTTCACTGTAAAGTCTGCAACTTCCAGGATCGCTGTTCAATCCTTAGACAACGAGGCTAACTTCCTTTCAAGTTTAGATTCGCCATACGTTGTCAAGTATCTAGGAAACGATGAAACTTCTCCAAGTATTTTCCTGGAATATATGCCTGGAGGAAGTTTATCAGATGTTGCAGAGAAATTTGGAGGAGCATTAGATGAAGAAGTGATTCGTTTGTATACAAGAGAGATTCTTTGTGGTTTGAAATATATTCATGGAGAAGGAATTGTTCATTGTGATCTCAAGTGCAAGAATCTGCTTCTAGGCTCTACAGGAAATGTAAAATTGGCAGATTTTGGATGTGCAAAGCGAGTGAAAGACATTGGAATTTCCTGTCAGGATATTGGAGGAACTCCATTATGGATGGCTCCTGAAGTTctgagaaaagaaagattggATTTTTCTTCAGATATATGGTCATTGGGATGCACTGTTATTGAAATGGCTACTGGAAAAACTCCCTGGTTTAATCTCCAGGTTTCGAATCCAATGGCTGCAGTGTTCAAGATTGCTTGCAGTGATGAGAAGCCTCAGTTTCCAACTCATTTCTCCAAAAAGGGGTTGGATTTCTTGGCAAAATGCTTGGAAAGGAATCCTGAAATGAGGTGGAATGCTGAAGAACTGCTTCAGCATCCATTTATTTCAGGGAAGTCGAAGAGGATATTTGCCCGATCACCGGCAAGTGTTTTTGACATTGGGATCTTTGATGAGGTTTATGATTCAGATGAATCAGAAAGTCCTGATGAAGGTGAGTTCCGAGGCCGAAATCCATTCTCAATAAGGCAATGTGAGGGAAGGAATAGAATAGAGAGGATGCATGAGGCTTCAGATGATGTGTTTGGCTCATCAGAAGGTTGGATTACTGTTAGATCAGGTTGA